GCGTTCGTTGCCCACGGCTCAGGGATCGGAAAATCCAGCGTCGTATCCATGGCAATCGTCGCAGCGACGGCATTGCCGGTCACTGCGTGCACGTCGTCATCCATCGTGAGCTTGGCAATCCCCCGTGCTTTTCCCAACGCCAGGTGAAACGGCGTACAGACGCCCTCTAGGCCGTTCAACCGCAGATTCTCGCACAGCCGTTCGAAGTTGGCCGGGACCGGCTCAATCGCGTAAACGTGTCCTTGCTGTCGCGCTACGGCGCGAGCCAGCGGCACGGAAAAGAAACCGATGCTCGCACCAATATCAATGACTGTGGCGCCCGGTACCAACAATTTCTCAAAGAGCCCGACCGACGTCGGGTCGAATTCACCGCGCCAGTAAACGTGCCGCTCCATGCGGCTTCGCAAATCGACTTTAAGC
The sequence above is a segment of the Planctomycetia bacterium genome. Coding sequences within it:
- a CDS encoding FkbM family methyltransferase, yielding MRDGTVLKVDLRSRMERHVYWRGEFDPTSVGLFEKLLVPGATVIDIGASIGFFSVPLARAVARQQGHVYAIEPVPANFERLCENLRLNGLEGVCTPFHLALGKARGIAKLTMDDDVHAVTGNAVAATIAMDTTLDFPIPEPWATNAPVFTDTLDDFADRLGPLDTVLVKMDVEGGEYEILQSSTRFVARHQPIFYCELNYRRMRKVGWTVATLNELISPWNYEMHHHDGRGLVAGCIGGPDTEDVFLLPRDQVESVRERPARQP